The following DNA comes from Streptomyces sp. NBC_00273.
GAACTAACACAGTGGACGCGAGCAACTGAGGACAAGCCCTCGGCCTATTAGTACCAGTCAGCTTCACCCGTTACCGGGCTTCCACATCTGGCCTATCAACCCAGTCGTCTACTGGGAGCCTTACCCTCTCAAGGAGGTGGGAATACTCATCTTGAAGCAGGCTTCCCGCTTAGATGCTTTCAGCGGTTATCCCTCCCGAACGTAGCCAACCAGCCATGCCCTTGGCAGGACAACTGGCACACCAGAGGTTCGTCCGTCCCGGTCCTCTCGTACTAGGGACAGCCCTTCTCAATATTCCTACGCGCACAGCGGATAGGGACCGAACTGTCTCACGACGTTCTAAACCCAGCTCGCGTACCGCTTTAATGGGCGAACAGCCCAACCCTTGGGACCGACTCCAGCCCCAGGATGCGACGAGCCGACATCGAGGTGCCAAACCATCCCGTCGATATGGACTCTTGGGGAAGATCAGCCTGTTATCCCCGGGGTACCTTTTATCCGTTGAGCGACGGCGCTTCCACAAGCCACCGCCGGATCACTAGTCCCGACTTTCGTCCCTGCTCGACCCGTCGGTCTCACAGTCAAGCTCCCTTGTGCACTTACACTCAACACCTGATTGCCAACCAGGCTGAGGGAACCTTTGGGCGCCTCCGTTACCCTTTGGGAGGCAACCGCCCCAGTTAAACTACCCATCAGACACTGTCCCTGATCCGGATCACGGACCGAGGTTAGACATCCAGCACGACCAGAGTGGTATTTCAACGGCGACTCCACAACCACTGGCGTGGCTGCTTCAAAGTCTCCCACCTATCCTACACAAGCCGAACCGAACACCAATATCAAACTGTAGTAAAGGTCCCGGGGTCTTTCCGTCCTGCTGCGCGAAACGAGCATCTTTACTCGTAGTGCAATTTCACCGGGCCTATGGTTGAGACAGTCGAGAAGTCGTTACGCCATTCGTGCAGGTCGGAACTTACCCGACAAGGAATTTCGCTACCTTAGGATGGTTATAGTTACCACCGCCGTTTACTGGCGCTTAAGTTCTCAGCTTCGCAACCCCGAAAGGTCACTAACCGGTCCCCTTAACGTTCCAGCACCGGGCAGGCGTCAGTCCGTATACATCGCCTTACGGCTTCGCACGGACCTGTGTTTTTAGTAAACAGTCGCTTCTCGCTGGTCTCTGCGGCCACCCCCAGCTCAAGCAGCAAGTGCTATCACCAGTGATGGCCCCCCTTCTCCCGAAGTTACGGGGGCATTTTGCCGAGTTCCTTAACCATAGTTCACCCGAACGCCTCGGTATTCTCTACCTGACCACCTGAGTCGGTTTAGGGTACGGGCCGCCATGAAACTCGCTAGAGGCTTTTCTCGACAGCATAGGATCATCCACTTCACCACAATCGGCTCGGCATCAGGTCTCAGCCTTAATGAGGGACGGATTTGCCTACCCCTCGGCCTACACCCTTACCCCGGGACTACCACCGCCCGGGCTGGACTACCTTCCTGCGTCACCCCATCGCTTACCTACTACAAGTCTGGTTCGTCGGCTCCACCACTTTCCTTTCCCCGAAGGGTCCGGAACGGCTTCACGGACTTAGCATCGCCTGATTCGATATTGGGCGTTTCAAAGCGGGTACCGGAATATCAACCGGTTGTCCATCGACTACGCCTGTCGGCCTCGCCTTAGGTCCCGACTTACCCTGGGCAGATCAGCTTGACCCAGGAACCCTTAGTCAATCGGCGCACACGTTTCTCACGTGTGTATCGCTACTCATGCCTGCATTCTCACTCGTGAACCGTCCACAACTAGCTTCCGCTGCTGCTTCACCCGGCACACGACGCTCCCCTACCCATCACAGCGGGCGTTGGCCCTATTGCTGCAATGACACGACTTCGGCGGTACGCTTGAGCCCCGCTACATTGTCGGCGCGGAATCACTTGACCAGTGAGCTATTACGCACTCTTTCAAGGGTGGCTGCTTCTAAGCCAACCTCCTGGTTGTCTCTGCGACTCCACATCCTTTCCCACTTAGCGTACGCTTAGGGGCCTTAGTCGATGCTCTGGGCTGTTTCCCTCTCGACCATGGAGCTTATCCCCCACAGTCTCACTGCCGTGCTCTCACTTACCGGCATTCGGAGTTTGGCTAAGGTCAGTAACCCGGTAGGGCCCATCGCCTATCCAGTGCTCTACCTCCGGCAAGAAACACACGACGCTGCACCTAAATGCATTTCGGGGAGAACCAGCTATCACGGAGTTTGATTGGCCTTTCACCCCTAACCACAGGTCATCCCCCAGGTTTTCAACCCTGGTGGGTTCGGTCCTCCACGAAGTCTTACCTCCGCTTCAACCTGCCCATGGCTAGATCACTCCGCTTCGGGTCTAGAGCGTGCAACTCAATCGCCCTATTCGGACTCGCTTTCGCTACGGCTTCCCCACACGGGTTAACCTCGCTACACACCGCTAACTCGCAGGCTCATTCTTCAAAAGGCACGCAGTCACGACTGTATGTGCAAGCACATACAGCGACGCTCCCACGGCTTGTAGGCACACGGTTTCAGGTACTATTTCACTCCGCTCCCGCGGTACTTTTCACCATTCCCTCACGGTACTATCCGCTATCGGTCACCAGGGAATATTTAGGCTTAGCGGGTGGTCCCGCCAGATTCACACGGGATTTCTCGGGCCCCGTGCTACTTGGGAGATGAGCAAGCAAGCCGCTGATGTTTCGTCTACGGGGGTCTTACCCTCTACGCCGGACCTTTCGCATGTCCTTCGACTACATCAACGGTTTCTGACTCGCCGACCGGCCGGCAGACCGATCAAGCTCATTCCCACAACCCCGCATGCGCAACCCCTGCCGGGTATCACACGCATACGGTTTGGCCTCATCCGGTTTCGCTCGCCACTACTCCCGGAATCACGGTTGTTTTCTCTTCCTGAGGGTACTGAGATGTTTCACTTCCCCTCGTTCCCTCCACACTGCCTATGTGTTCAGCAGTGGGTGACAGCCCATGACGACTGCCGGGTTTCCCCATTCGGACACCCCCGGATCAAAGCTCAGTTGGCAGCTCCCCGGGGCCTATCGCGGCCTCTCACGTCCTTCATCGGTTCCTGGTGCCAAGGCATCCACCGTGCGCCCTTAAAAACTTGGCCACAGATGCTCGCGTCCACTGTGTAGTTCTCAAACAACGACCAGCCACCCATCACACACTCCCTAAGGAATGCTTCACTGGGGCCGGCACTGAAGACATGACCTTACGGCCGTACCTTCAGGACCCAACAACGTGCCAAGCATCTCCGTTCATCCGTCTCCTCTTTCCACGCCGAAGCAGTACTCGAGAACCATCAGACCGAAGATGCCAACTAATCAACGTTCCACCCATGAGCTGACCGTGCAGAACGTTTGTCTGCAATCGGTACTGTGCTCCTTAGAAAGGAGGTGATCCAGCCGCACCTTCCGGTACGGCTACCTTGTTACGACTTCGTCCCAATCGCCAGTCCCACCTTCGACAGCTCCCTCCCTTACGGGTTGGGCCACCGGCTTCGGGTGTTACCGACTTTCGTGACGTGACGGGCGGTGTGTACAAGGCCCGGGAACGTATTCACCGCAGCAATGCTGATCTGCGATTACTAGCGACTCCGACTTCATGGGGTCGAGTTGCAGACCCCAATCCGAACTGAGACCGGCTTTTTGAGATTCGCTCCACCTCACGGTATCGCAGCTCATTGTACCGGCCATTGTAGCACGTGTGCAGCCCAAGACATAAGGGGCATGATGACTTGACGTCGTCCCCACCTTCCTCCGAGTTGACCCCGGCGGTCTCCTGTGAGTCCCCATCACCCCGAAGGGCATGCTGGCAACACAGGACAAGGGTTGCGCTCGTTGCGGGACTTAACCCAACATCTCACGACACGAGCTGACGACAGCCATGCACCACCTGTATACCGACCACAAGGGGGGCACTATCTCTAATGCTTTCCGGTATATGTCAAGCCTTGGTAAGGTTCTTCGCGTTGCGTCGAATTAAGCCACATGCTCCGCCGCTTGTGCGGGCCCCCGTCAATTCCTTTGAGTTTTAGCCTTGCGGCCGTACTCCCCAGGCGGGGAACTTAATGCGTTAGCTGCGGCACCGACGACGTGGAATGTCGCCAACACCTAGTTCCCAACGTTTACGGCGTGGACTACCAGGGTATCTAATCCTGTTCGCTCCCCACGCTTTCGCTCCTCAGCGTCAGTAATGGCCCAGAGATCCGCCTTCGCCACCGGTGTTCCTCCTGATATCTGCGCATTTCACCGCTACACCAGGAATTCCGATCTCCCCTACCACACTCTAGCTAGCCCGTATCGAATGCAGACCCGAGGTTAAGCCTCGGGCTTTCACATCCGACGTGACAAGCCGCCTACGAGCTCTTTACGCCCAATAATTCCGGACAACGCTTGCGCCCTACGTATTACCGCGGCTGCTGGCACGTAGTTAGCCGGCGCTTCTTCTGCAGGTACCGTCACTTTCGCTTCTTCCCTGCTGAAAGAGGTTTACAACCCGAAGGCCGTCATCCCTCACGCGGCGTCGCTGCATCAGGCTTTCGCCCATTGTGCAATATTCCCCACTGCTGCCTCCCGTAGGAGTCTGGGCCGTGTCTCAGTCCCAGTGTGGCCGGTCGCCCTCTCAGGCCGGCTACCCGTCGTCGCCTTGGTGGGCCATTACCCCACCAACAAGCTGATAGGCCGCGGGCTCATCCTTCACCGCCGGAGCTTTCAACCCCCGCCCATGCAGGCAGGAGTGGTATCCGGTATTAGACCCCGTTTCCAGGGCTTGTCCCAGAGTGAAGGGCAGATTGCCCACGTGTTACTCACCCGTTCGCCACTAATCCACCCCGAAGGGCTTCATCGTTCGACTTGCATGTGTTAAGCACGCCGCCAGCGTTCGTCCTGAGCCAGGATCAAACTCTCCATGAATGTTTACCCGTAATCGGGTGCACACATCACTTAGAGCGGGCACGTCATGTCGGAATAAGACCGACGCGCCACAACGTCCTCGCTGTGTTGTTGCCTGCAAGTGCTCCACGAGGAAGCCTCACAGGTCTTTTTCAAAGGAACCTCATCCACCGAAGTGGACGGGGTATCAACTTCTGGCGTTGATTTTTGGCACGCTGTTGAGTTCTCAAGGAACGGACGCTTCCTTTGTACTCACCCCCGCGACATCCGCTGGGGCTTTCCTCCGGGCTTTCGTTCTGTTCTTGCGTTTCCGACTCTATCAGACTCTTTCGTGTCCGACTTCCTCGGCGCTTTCCAGGTTTTCGCTTTCGCGCTTTCCCTTTCGGCGGTTCCAACCTTACCAGAACATTTCCGTACCGTTTCCGGCTGGGATTTGAATTGGTGGCCGTTGGACGGGCCTTTCCCTTTCGGGCGGATCAGACTTTATCAGGTCTCCCTGGGTCTTGATTCCCACCCGCCCGCATGGCTCGTCCGGACACACGTGTGTGCCGGGGTGCCGTGCGAGGTGGAGACGTAAACGTACTGGAGCGGGGCCCCCGGATGCAAATCCGGTTGCCCCGCTCCCGTTCGGTCGCTACGGCGAGGGTCAGACCTCGACGACGACCGGCAGGATCATCGGGCGGCGGCGATAGCCGTCCGAGACCCACTTGCCCATCGTGCGGCGGATGAGCTGCTGGATCTGGTGCGGCTCGGCCACGCCGTCGGCCGCGGCGCGGGCGATGGCTTCCTCGATCTTCGGGATGACCGAGGAGAAGGCCGAGTCCTCGATGCCGGAGCCGCGGGCCTGGATGTTCGGGCCGCTGACGACCTTGCCGGTGCTGCTGTCCACCACGACGTAGACCGAGATGATGCCCTCGTCGCCGAGGATCTTGCGGTCCTTGAGGTGGACTTCCGTGACGTCGCCGACCGAGAGGCCGTCCACGTACACGTAGCCGGCCTGGACCTTGCCGGAGATCCGGGCCTTGCCGTCGATCAGGTCGACGACCACGCCGTCCTCGGCGATGACGATGCGGTCCTTCGGGACGCCCGTCATGGCACCGAGCTCGGCGTTGGCGCGCAGGTGGCGCCATTCGCCGTGGACCGGCATCAGGTTCCGCGGCTTGCAGATGTTGTAGAAGTACAGCAGCTCGCCGGCCGAGGCGTGGCCCGAGACGTGCACCTTGGCGTTGCCCTTGTGCACCACGTTGGCGCCCCAGCGGGTCAGGCCGTTGATCACGCGGTAGACCGCGTTCTCGTTGCCCGGGATCAGGGACGACGCCAGGATCACGGTGTCGCCGGGGACGATCCGGATCTGGTGGTCGCGGTTGGCCATGCGGGACAGGGCCGCCATCGGCTCGCCCTGGGATCCCGTACAGACCAGCACGACCTCGTCGTCCGGCAGGTCGTCGAGGGTCTTGACGTCGACGACGAGGCCGGCCGGGACCTTCAGGTAGCCGAGGTCACGGGCGATGCCCATGTTGCGGACCATCGAGCGGCCGACGAAGGCGACCCTGCGGCCGTACTCGTGGGCGGCGTCGAGGATCTGCTGGATGCGGTGCACGTGGCTGGCGAAGGACGCCACGATGATCCGCTTCTGGGCACCCGCGAAGACCCCGCGGATGGCGTTGGAGATGTCGCGCTCGGGCGGGACGAAGCCCGGGACCTCGGCGTTCGTGGAGTCGGAGAGGAGAAGGTCGATGCCCTCTTCGCTCAGACGCGCGAAGGCGTGCAGGTCGGTGAGGCGCTTGTCCAGCGGGAGCTGGTCCATCTTGAAGTCGCCGGTGGCGACGACCATGCCGGCGCCGGTACGGATGGCCACGGCCAGGGCGTCCGGGATGGAGTGGTTGACCGCGATGAACTCGCAGTCGAACGGGCCGAGGGCCTCGCGCTCGCCTTCCTTCACCTCAAGGGTGTAGGGGCGGATGCGGTGCTCCTGGAGCTTCGCCTCGATGAGGGCCAGCGTCAGCTTGGAGCCGATCAGCGGGATGTCCGCCTTCTCCCGGAGGAGGTAGGGGACGGCGCCGATGTGGTCCTCGTGGCCGTGCGTCAGGACGATGCCGTCGATGTCGTCGAGGCGGTCCCTGATGGACGTGAAGTCCGGCAGGATCAGGTCGATGCCCGGCTGCTCTTCCT
Coding sequences within:
- a CDS encoding ribonuclease J, which encodes MSHPHPELGPPPKLPKGGLRVTPLGGLGEIGRNMTVFEYDGRLLIVDCGVLFPEEEQPGIDLILPDFTSIRDRLDDIDGIVLTHGHEDHIGAVPYLLREKADIPLIGSKLTLALIEAKLQEHRIRPYTLEVKEGEREALGPFDCEFIAVNHSIPDALAVAIRTGAGMVVATGDFKMDQLPLDKRLTDLHAFARLSEEGIDLLLSDSTNAEVPGFVPPERDISNAIRGVFAGAQKRIIVASFASHVHRIQQILDAAHEYGRRVAFVGRSMVRNMGIARDLGYLKVPAGLVVDVKTLDDLPDDEVVLVCTGSQGEPMAALSRMANRDHQIRIVPGDTVILASSLIPGNENAVYRVINGLTRWGANVVHKGNAKVHVSGHASAGELLYFYNICKPRNLMPVHGEWRHLRANAELGAMTGVPKDRIVIAEDGVVVDLIDGKARISGKVQAGYVYVDGLSVGDVTEVHLKDRKILGDEGIISVYVVVDSSTGKVVSGPNIQARGSGIEDSAFSSVIPKIEEAIARAAADGVAEPHQIQQLIRRTMGKWVSDGYRRRPMILPVVVEV